In Sporichthya polymorpha DSM 43042, a genomic segment contains:
- a CDS encoding NAD(P)H-dependent flavin oxidoreductase, with protein sequence MWQNTRLTRLLGIELPIVSSPMAGGPSTSALAAAVSDAGGLGSLGLGYSTPDDIRAAIRATRALTDAAFQINLFVPPPEPPLLDAAAVGQVEEMVAELRSDLGLPVRLPVPERLSVPFADQTAVLIEERVPVAGFAFGVPPADTVAALRENGTVVFATATSVAEARALVAAGVQVVTAQGAEAGGHRGQFVGGDGSGPREEGTPVGDPIGTMALVPAVVDALGADVPVVAAGGLRDGRSVLAVLALGADAAQLGTAFLRTPEAGTNEPYRAALAAADGSETVLTTAFSGKPARGLRNAYVDAVGVRPDVPPYPVTHVLTTELRAAARAAGRSDLQSLWAGQGVAGARDLPAGRLLGLWVDEIEAILEDWRS encoded by the coding sequence ATGTGGCAGAACACCCGGCTGACGCGGCTGCTCGGTATCGAGCTGCCGATTGTCAGCTCGCCGATGGCCGGCGGTCCCAGCACTTCCGCGCTGGCCGCCGCGGTCAGTGACGCCGGTGGACTGGGCTCGCTCGGGCTCGGCTACTCGACGCCCGACGACATCCGGGCCGCGATCCGCGCGACGCGCGCACTGACCGACGCCGCGTTCCAGATCAACCTCTTCGTCCCCCCGCCGGAGCCGCCGCTCCTCGATGCGGCCGCGGTCGGGCAGGTCGAGGAGATGGTCGCCGAGCTGCGCTCCGACCTCGGCCTGCCGGTGCGCCTGCCGGTGCCGGAGCGGCTCTCGGTCCCGTTCGCCGACCAGACCGCCGTGCTGATCGAGGAGCGCGTCCCGGTCGCCGGGTTCGCCTTCGGCGTCCCGCCCGCCGACACCGTGGCCGCTCTGCGCGAGAACGGCACCGTCGTCTTCGCGACCGCCACCTCGGTCGCCGAGGCCCGCGCACTCGTGGCCGCCGGCGTGCAGGTCGTGACCGCCCAGGGCGCGGAGGCCGGTGGCCACCGCGGCCAGTTCGTCGGCGGCGACGGCTCCGGGCCCCGCGAGGAGGGCACCCCGGTCGGCGACCCGATCGGGACGATGGCGCTCGTGCCCGCCGTCGTCGACGCGCTCGGCGCCGACGTCCCGGTGGTCGCCGCGGGGGGTCTGCGCGACGGCCGTTCGGTGCTCGCCGTCCTCGCCCTCGGGGCGGACGCCGCGCAACTCGGCACCGCGTTCCTCCGCACGCCCGAGGCCGGGACCAACGAGCCGTACCGCGCCGCCCTCGCCGCCGCCGACGGCAGCGAGACCGTCCTGACCACCGCGTTCTCCGGCAAGCCCGCGCGCGGTCTGCGCAACGCCTACGTCGACGCCGTGGGCGTCCGCCCGGACGTGCCGCCCTACCCGGTCACCCATGTCCTGACGACGGAACTGCGGGCCGCCGCCCGGGCGGCCGGCCGCTCGGACCTCCAGTCGCTGTGGGCCGGGCAGGGCGTCGCCGGCGCCCGTGACCTCCCGGCCGGGCGGCTGCTCGGCCTGTGGGTCGACGAGATCGAAGCGATCCTGGAGGACTGGCGTTCGTGA
- a CDS encoding DUF1295 domain-containing protein — translation MTGFGIGLAVSAAAVVLLMAGTFAVARKAGKHSVVDVSWGLGFAAVALSSLAVATGNGTRSVLLAGMVVLWGGRLAWHIGRRNAGHGEDPRYSELLSKAPPERRTAYALRMIYGLQGVLILVISLPVQVGMHADAELGPLAVLGVAVWGLGLFFEAVGDHQLQAFKSDPANRGKVLDRGLWRWTRHPNYFGDACVWWGIWLVAAETGVGALTVLSPIVMTFFLTKGTGAALTEKRMAGRPGFAEYARRTSGFVPLPPKQR, via the coding sequence GTGACGGGCTTCGGGATCGGGCTCGCGGTGTCCGCGGCCGCGGTGGTCCTGCTGATGGCGGGGACGTTCGCGGTTGCCCGGAAGGCCGGGAAGCACAGCGTCGTCGACGTGTCCTGGGGGCTCGGGTTCGCGGCGGTGGCTCTGAGCAGCCTCGCGGTCGCGACCGGGAACGGGACGCGGTCGGTACTGCTCGCCGGAATGGTGGTGCTGTGGGGCGGCCGGCTCGCCTGGCACATCGGACGCCGGAACGCCGGGCACGGGGAGGACCCGCGCTACTCCGAGCTGCTGTCCAAAGCGCCGCCGGAGCGCCGCACCGCCTACGCGCTGCGGATGATCTACGGCCTGCAGGGCGTGCTGATCCTGGTCATCTCGCTGCCGGTCCAGGTCGGCATGCACGCCGACGCCGAGCTCGGCCCGCTCGCCGTCCTCGGCGTCGCGGTCTGGGGGCTCGGCCTGTTCTTCGAGGCGGTCGGCGACCACCAGCTCCAGGCGTTCAAGTCGGATCCGGCCAACCGCGGGAAGGTGCTGGACCGCGGCCTGTGGCGCTGGACCCGGCACCCGAACTACTTCGGTGACGCGTGCGTGTGGTGGGGCATCTGGCTGGTCGCGGCCGAGACCGGCGTCGGGGCCCTCACCGTGCTCTCGCCCATCGTGATGACCTTCTTCCTCACCAAGGGCACCGGCGCCGCGCTGACCGAGAAGCGCATGGCCGGCCGGCCCGGGTTCGCGGAGTACGCCCGGCGCACCTCGGGCTTCGTGCCCCTGCCGCCGAAGCAGCGGTGA
- a CDS encoding SAM-dependent methyltransferase, whose protein sequence is MSARMRRGAAHRLVALLEPLFGGDLPIRVRAWDGSEVGPPDAPAVVVRSRRALRRLLWQPGELGLAQAYVTGEIDVEGDLTEGFRLIWSTIRERDLVAPRMTPRQIIGAAGTAARLGAIGPRPAAPASQAKLTGALHSRRRDRAAISHHYDLSNEFYALLLDDEHLAYSCAYFTSDAPDYTLVDAQRDKLDLVCRKLGLGPGSRLLDIGCGWGSLSLHAAEHYGAHVLGVTLSGEQRNFVRARVAERGLGDRVEIRLQDYRDVLADPAARGSFDAVSSIEMGEHVGAENYPTFVGVVADALRDGGRALIQQMSRRDRPGGGDFIECYIAPDMHMRPVGETVALIEDGGLEIRDVHALREHYVWTVRAWLETLEKNWEAVVALVGEEVARVWRLYLVGGALVFEEGRMGVDQILAVRRSPAGVAGLPRTRRSFEAP, encoded by the coding sequence ATGTCCGCACGGATGCGACGTGGAGCGGCGCACCGACTCGTCGCGCTGCTCGAGCCGCTCTTCGGCGGGGACCTGCCGATCCGTGTCCGGGCCTGGGACGGCAGCGAGGTGGGCCCCCCGGACGCCCCGGCGGTCGTGGTGCGTTCGCGGCGAGCGCTGCGGCGGCTGCTCTGGCAGCCGGGCGAGCTCGGGCTCGCGCAGGCCTACGTCACCGGCGAGATCGACGTCGAGGGTGACCTGACCGAAGGCTTCCGGCTGATCTGGTCGACGATCCGCGAGCGCGACCTCGTCGCGCCGAGGATGACACCCCGTCAGATCATCGGGGCGGCCGGGACCGCCGCGCGTCTCGGCGCGATTGGCCCGCGGCCGGCCGCGCCGGCGTCACAGGCGAAGCTGACCGGGGCGCTGCACAGTCGGCGGCGCGACCGGGCGGCGATCAGCCACCACTACGACCTCTCCAACGAGTTCTACGCCCTGCTCCTCGACGACGAGCACCTCGCGTACTCCTGCGCGTACTTCACCTCGGACGCGCCGGACTACACGCTCGTCGACGCCCAGCGCGACAAGCTCGACCTGGTCTGCCGCAAGCTCGGGCTCGGTCCCGGGTCCCGGCTGCTCGACATCGGCTGCGGCTGGGGCTCACTCTCCCTGCACGCCGCGGAGCACTACGGCGCGCACGTCCTCGGCGTCACGCTGTCGGGCGAGCAGCGGAACTTCGTCCGGGCCCGGGTCGCCGAACGCGGCCTCGGCGACCGCGTCGAGATCCGGCTGCAGGACTACCGCGACGTGCTCGCCGATCCGGCTGCCCGCGGGAGCTTCGACGCGGTGTCCTCGATCGAGATGGGCGAGCACGTCGGGGCGGAGAACTACCCGACGTTCGTCGGCGTGGTCGCCGACGCCCTGCGCGACGGCGGCCGCGCACTGATCCAGCAGATGTCCCGCCGCGACCGGCCCGGCGGTGGCGACTTCATCGAGTGCTACATCGCCCCGGACATGCACATGCGGCCGGTCGGCGAGACCGTCGCGCTGATCGAGGACGGCGGCCTCGAGATCCGCGACGTCCACGCGCTGCGCGAGCACTACGTCTGGACGGTCCGGGCCTGGCTCGAGACGCTCGAGAAGAACTGGGAGGCCGTCGTCGCCCTCGTCGGCGAGGAGGTGGCCCGCGTCTGGCGGCTGTACCTCGTCGGCGGCGCCCTCGTCTTCGAGGAGGGCCGGATGGGCGTCGACCAGATCCTCGCCGTCCGCCGCTCACCCGCCGGCGTCGCCGGCCTGCCCCGGACCCGCCGATCCTTCGAGGCGCCGTGA